One segment of Gloeocapsopsis sp. IPPAS B-1203 DNA contains the following:
- a CDS encoding Tab2/Atab2 family RNA-binding protein, with product MGNIWEIDFYSRPILDENQKKIWEVLVCESLTDIRAEPNSLFRFAKYCPSTQVNSVWLRTALEEAIKDANTTPVKFRFFRRQMNNMIAKACEDLGIPAQLSRRTLALNQWLQQRMEEVYPQEPGYQAATNPSVRMEVPLPQRLPDALIGQQWAFVSLEAAAFAEMPEWDIGFSEAFPLSITGVQPETKIPGLIVFSPRAVPLAGWMSGLELANIRFDNQQTPQLLLETGVTESWILANFKDPKAIAEAKNFETAKQQANGVHFLAVQSNPEVEAFAGFWLLQEPNLP from the coding sequence ATGGGCAATATCTGGGAAATTGATTTTTACTCGCGTCCAATTTTGGATGAAAACCAAAAAAAAATTTGGGAAGTTTTAGTATGCGAAAGTCTTACGGATATTCGTGCAGAACCTAATTCACTGTTTCGCTTTGCCAAGTATTGTCCGAGTACGCAAGTTAACTCAGTTTGGTTGCGCACTGCACTAGAAGAAGCCATCAAAGACGCAAACACTACTCCTGTCAAGTTTCGCTTCTTCCGGCGTCAGATGAACAACATGATCGCTAAAGCCTGTGAAGACTTGGGAATTCCTGCACAACTTAGTCGTCGGACACTAGCATTAAATCAATGGCTGCAACAACGTATGGAGGAAGTTTATCCGCAAGAACCTGGATATCAAGCAGCAACAAATCCTTCGGTACGCATGGAAGTCCCTTTACCACAACGTTTACCCGATGCCTTAATTGGGCAACAATGGGCATTTGTCTCTCTAGAAGCTGCGGCGTTTGCTGAAATGCCAGAGTGGGATATTGGATTTAGTGAAGCTTTCCCACTATCAATAACTGGCGTTCAACCTGAAACAAAAATTCCTGGACTTATTGTGTTTTCTCCTCGTGCAGTCCCTCTAGCAGGGTGGATGTCAGGTTTAGAATTAGCCAATATTAGATTTGACAACCAACAGACACCACAACTCCTCTTAGAAACTGGCGTTACTGAAAGTTGGATCTTGGCAAACTTCAAAGATCCCAAGGCAATTGCAGAAGCTAAAAACTTTGAAACAGCTAAGCAACAAGCTAACGGAGTACACTTTTTGGCAGTTCAATCAAACCCAGAAGTAGAAGCTTTTGCAGGATTTTGGCTATTACAAGAACCCAATCTGCCGTAA
- a CDS encoding TldD/PmbA family protein produces the protein MGSENLPHSTLAEQLLDLCAKAGAEVAEVYQSRSLSRPIFFEANRLKQLESTQAEGTALRLWRNGRPGLAVAYGSVEPQALVERALALSQLNEPETIEIESHSQSLYPDLGEAVSVEQLIHWGKQAIALIRDAYPEVLMSAEWDSDVETTRLVNSLGLDCYYTDTTLGCYLSAEWVRGDDFLSVSDGQTERGSLHPEKIAQQIIQRLEWAAENVASPTGRVPVLFTSKAADMLWGTLQAALNGKRVLEKASPWSDRIGKPVISPVLTLYQDPEAGPYSCPFDDEGTPTQRVVFIQNGILQQFYCDRTTGRQLNIASTGNGFRPGLGSYPTPGMFNLLIQPGSGSLLDLIAKLDDGIVVDQMLGGGGSISGDFSINVDLGYRVKHGQVLGRVKDTMVAGNVYTALKQLVALGGDADWNGSCYTPSMIVEGLSTTGKG, from the coding sequence ATGGGTTCTGAAAATTTGCCACACTCAACACTTGCAGAACAACTACTCGATCTCTGTGCAAAAGCAGGAGCTGAGGTAGCTGAAGTGTATCAATCGCGATCGCTTTCTCGACCAATTTTTTTTGAAGCCAATCGCCTCAAACAGCTAGAAAGTACTCAAGCCGAAGGAACCGCCTTGCGATTGTGGCGTAACGGACGCCCAGGACTCGCCGTTGCTTATGGTTCTGTAGAACCCCAAGCCTTAGTAGAACGCGCTTTAGCGCTGAGTCAACTCAATGAACCTGAAACAATTGAAATTGAGAGTCATTCGCAATCCCTTTATCCTGACTTGGGTGAAGCTGTCAGTGTCGAACAACTGATTCATTGGGGAAAACAAGCGATCGCCCTCATTCGGGATGCCTACCCCGAAGTGTTGATGAGTGCTGAGTGGGATAGTGATGTCGAAACAACCCGACTAGTCAACTCTTTGGGATTAGATTGCTACTATACTGATACCACTTTGGGTTGCTATTTATCTGCCGAGTGGGTGCGCGGCGATGATTTTCTGAGTGTCTCTGACGGACAAACCGAACGCGGTAGCTTACACCCCGAAAAAATTGCCCAGCAAATTATCCAACGCCTAGAGTGGGCAGCAGAAAATGTCGCATCTCCCACAGGGAGAGTTCCTGTATTATTTACCTCTAAAGCTGCGGATATGCTTTGGGGAACTTTACAAGCAGCACTAAATGGCAAGCGTGTTCTTGAAAAAGCTTCTCCGTGGAGCGATCGCATAGGTAAACCAGTGATTTCTCCTGTTTTAACTTTATACCAAGATCCTGAAGCAGGACCTTATAGTTGCCCGTTTGACGATGAAGGTACGCCTACGCAACGAGTCGTTTTTATCCAAAATGGTATTTTGCAGCAGTTTTACTGCGATCGCACAACCGGACGTCAACTAAATATTGCTTCTACTGGTAATGGCTTTCGCCCTGGGTTAGGAAGTTACCCCACGCCAGGAATGTTTAACTTACTAATTCAGCCTGGTTCTGGTTCACTGCTTGACTTAATCGCTAAGCTCGATGATGGCATCGTTGTCGATCAAATGCTAGGTGGTGGTGGTAGCATTTCTGGCGACTTCTCCATTAATGTTGACTTAGGCTATCGTGTCAAACACGGTCAAGTATTAGGGCGCGTCAAAGATACAATGGTTGCTGGCAATGTGTATACAGCACTCAAACAATTAGTCGCGCTTGGTGGCGACGCTGATTGGAACGGAAGTTGCTACACTCCGTCTATGATTGTCGAGGGACTATCAACTACAGGTAAAGGTTAA
- a CDS encoding GDSL-type esterase/lipase family protein: protein MRICFFGDSFVNGTGDPECLGWAGRICAAACQQGHDITYYNLGVRRQTSTEIKNRWLAEASCRLSSEFDSRVVFSFGVNDTTLENGKTRVDFSTSIENLSHILNTAKQMFPVLMVGPPPTPDREQNNRIARLSVEYAQVCQKIDIAYLNTFTQLQSSTIWFQEAAANDGYHPGAGGYTELANIVQSWSSWLSWL from the coding sequence ATGCGCATTTGCTTTTTTGGAGACTCTTTTGTCAATGGTACTGGCGATCCAGAGTGTCTGGGCTGGGCAGGAAGAATCTGTGCTGCGGCTTGTCAACAAGGACATGACATCACCTACTACAACTTAGGAGTACGCAGGCAAACTAGTACAGAAATCAAAAATCGTTGGTTAGCAGAAGCAAGTTGTCGCCTGAGTTCAGAATTTGATAGCCGCGTTGTGTTTTCGTTTGGTGTAAATGACACGACGCTAGAAAATGGTAAAACTCGTGTTGATTTTTCCACATCTATTGAGAACTTATCTCATATTCTTAATACTGCAAAGCAAATGTTTCCTGTGTTAATGGTAGGACCACCACCAACACCAGATCGCGAACAAAATAATAGAATTGCGCGTTTATCCGTAGAATATGCTCAAGTTTGTCAAAAAATAGACATTGCATATTTAAATACTTTTACTCAGTTGCAATCTTCAACGATTTGGTTTCAAGAAGCCGCAGCAAATGATGGCTATCACCCAGGTGCAGGCGGTTATACTGAACTGGCAAACATCGTCCAAAGCTGGTCTTCTTGGTTATCGTGGTTGTAG
- a CDS encoding chloride channel protein: MSVQPFRKWLLPRRRLAIAEACLIGLVAAFSAIVLRVGVGWIGAWRVQTASLAPAWLILPGIGFFLGYIAGFLLDRLAPEASGSGIPQVKASLADAPVKLSLREALVKLIASTIALGSGLTLGRQGPTVHVGAALAAQFSRWVPTSPEHRRQMIAAGAGAGLAAAFNAPITGVLFVIEELLQDLSGLTLGTAIIASFIGAVVSRILGGRTLQLNLVLTASQTSFSLAELPFFLLLGLLAGVLGSLFNRGIIASTKFYNQSRLSLPLRMAIAGGTSGLVVAFLPATFRDNTGLREFLITGGADWSLAAIAFVAQFTLTLVAFGSGAPGGLFAPSLILGSSLGYLVGVAEQSLFGFGSPATYALAGMGAFFSVVSKVPITAIVIVFEMTTDFNLVLPLMIGSVTAYLIADKFFPGSLYDKLLELKGIRLPKEGPIQGLLIELKAKDVMQPRVETLAAQLSLDETIQAFSRSQHRGFPVVDEGKLVGIVTQADLAKARELELPGDTLLSEIMTPQPVTVHPLHSLSEVLYRLDRFNLSRLPVVENKRLIGIITRADIIRAEADKLNGETREIGPQPQPSYVVYQTRSPSIGRGRLLVPLANPQTAVSLLHLATAIARERHYELECLQIILVPRRSSPAETEVSTAKSRRLLREAEILARKWNIPIHTQIRVAHDVSQAILETVEERHIDLLLMGWKGKTITPGRVFGNVVDTLIRQATCDVILVRFGAGSKVKESSAAKDLAIQDTDTGTLLQDVEQASPNFNRWLVPMAGGPNANVAVKLLPGLISIGSAPYVRLCQIFSLSETQPDMKVLKTALQYLIRRRHFVATVVATPVKASSVVDGVLDLIEKDNIDVVMLGASREGLLQQTIKGNIPAMIASRAKCTVMLLRGSLNLQ, encoded by the coding sequence ATGTCAGTTCAGCCCTTCCGTAAATGGCTATTACCGCGCCGTCGCTTAGCGATCGCTGAAGCCTGTTTAATCGGATTAGTCGCCGCCTTTTCTGCTATCGTACTGCGAGTTGGAGTCGGCTGGATTGGTGCATGGCGAGTTCAAACTGCTAGCTTAGCTCCAGCATGGCTGATTCTACCAGGAATTGGTTTTTTCTTAGGATACATTGCTGGGTTCCTTTTAGACCGTTTAGCACCTGAAGCATCAGGAAGTGGAATTCCGCAAGTGAAGGCGAGTCTTGCAGATGCACCTGTTAAGTTATCGCTACGCGAAGCCTTAGTCAAACTTATTGCTTCAACAATTGCTTTAGGTTCAGGGTTAACTTTAGGAAGACAAGGACCTACTGTTCATGTCGGTGCGGCTTTAGCTGCACAATTTAGTCGCTGGGTTCCCACATCTCCAGAACATCGACGACAAATGATTGCGGCGGGTGCAGGTGCAGGATTAGCAGCAGCATTTAATGCCCCCATTACAGGGGTATTATTTGTGATTGAGGAGTTACTGCAAGATTTATCGGGATTAACTCTAGGTACGGCAATTATCGCCTCGTTTATTGGTGCGGTTGTCTCGCGGATTTTAGGGGGGCGAACTTTACAACTGAATCTTGTTTTAACAGCATCTCAAACAAGTTTCTCGCTTGCAGAACTGCCATTTTTTTTGTTATTAGGACTTTTAGCAGGAGTCCTCGGTTCATTGTTTAACCGAGGAATTATTGCTAGCACAAAATTTTACAATCAATCGCGCTTAAGTTTACCACTACGAATGGCGATCGCTGGTGGAACTTCTGGTTTAGTCGTTGCGTTCTTACCTGCTACTTTTCGAGATAATACAGGTTTACGCGAGTTTTTGATTACAGGAGGCGCAGATTGGTCTTTGGCTGCGATCGCTTTTGTTGCGCAATTTACGCTAACGCTCGTTGCTTTTGGTTCAGGCGCACCTGGAGGATTGTTTGCACCGAGTCTAATTTTGGGTTCGTCTTTAGGATATCTCGTTGGTGTCGCTGAACAAAGTTTATTTGGATTTGGTTCGCCAGCGACATACGCACTAGCAGGAATGGGAGCATTTTTTAGTGTAGTTTCCAAGGTTCCGATTACGGCGATTGTCATTGTGTTTGAAATGACAACAGATTTCAACTTGGTGTTGCCGTTAATGATCGGTTCAGTGACAGCGTACCTGATTGCAGATAAGTTTTTCCCTGGCTCATTATATGACAAACTTTTGGAATTAAAAGGCATTCGTCTGCCAAAAGAAGGTCCTATTCAAGGACTTTTAATTGAACTCAAAGCTAAAGACGTGATGCAACCACGTGTGGAAACGTTAGCCGCACAATTGAGTTTAGATGAAACTATACAAGCATTCTCGCGTTCTCAACATCGCGGTTTTCCTGTCGTTGATGAAGGTAAATTAGTTGGCATTGTCACGCAAGCAGATTTGGCTAAAGCACGAGAACTAGAACTTCCTGGAGATACGCTGTTAAGCGAAATCATGACACCTCAACCAGTAACAGTTCATCCTTTGCATAGTTTGAGTGAGGTGTTGTATCGGTTAGATCGGTTTAATTTGAGTCGTTTACCCGTAGTTGAAAACAAAAGACTAATTGGCATTATCACGCGGGCTGATATCATTCGGGCAGAAGCTGATAAGCTGAATGGCGAAACACGCGAAATTGGACCACAACCACAGCCTTCTTATGTCGTTTACCAAACGCGATCGCCGAGTATTGGGAGAGGAAGGTTACTTGTTCCACTAGCAAATCCTCAAACTGCTGTTTCTTTACTACATTTAGCAACAGCGATCGCCCGCGAACGTCATTATGAATTAGAGTGTCTGCAAATTATTCTCGTTCCTCGCCGTAGTTCCCCTGCAGAAACTGAAGTGAGTACCGCAAAAAGTCGGCGGTTGTTGCGCGAAGCTGAAATTTTAGCAAGAAAATGGAATATTCCGATTCATACGCAAATTCGCGTTGCACATGATGTGTCGCAAGCAATTCTAGAAACCGTAGAAGAACGCCACATCGATTTATTGTTGATGGGTTGGAAAGGAAAAACAATTACTCCAGGTAGAGTTTTTGGCAATGTTGTTGATACCTTAATTCGGCAAGCAACGTGTGATGTTATTTTGGTAAGATTTGGAGCAGGTTCAAAGGTTAAAGAATCCAGTGCAGCTAAAGATCTAGCCATTCAAGACACGGATACTGGAACTTTATTACAAGATGTGGAGCAAGCTTCTCCAAATTTTAATCGCTGGCTTGTCCCAATGGCAGGTGGTCCTAATGCAAATGTAGCAGTTAAACTACTGCCTGGGTTAATTAGTATAGGTAGTGCGCCTTACGTTCGGTTGTGTCAGATTTTTTCCCTGTCAGAAACTCAGCCTGATATGAAAGTATTGAAAACAGCACTGCAATATTTAATTCGGCGACGTCATTTTGTGGCTACAGTTGTTGCAACTCCGGTGAAAGCTTCTTCTGTTGTTGATGGCGTGCTCGATTTAATTGAAAAAGACAATATTGATGTTGTCATGCTGGGAGCAAGCCGCGAAGGATTACTGCAACAAACCATTAAAGGCAATATTCCGGCTATGATCGCTAGTCGGGCAAAATGCACTGTGATGTTGTTACGCGGTTCGTTGAATCTACAATAG